CCAGGCCGTTGGTGACCTGATCCACCGCCTGTTGCCCTTCGGCGGCGGCGGCGGTGCTGTCATGCATGGATTTCAGCGCCGCGGCCATTTCCTGGGTCAGGGCGGCGATGCGGTTGCGGATATCCTCGGTGGCGCGTCCGGTCTGGTTGGCCAACCCCTTGACCTCGGCGGCGACCACGGCGAAGCCCTTGCCGGCTTCACCGGCGCGGGCCGCTTCGATGGTGGCGTTGAGGGCCAAAAGGTTGGTTTGGCTGGCGATGGCCTCGATCTGGTCGACCATGGCGCCGATCTGTTGCGACGCATTGGCCAGATTGCGGATCTTGCCGCCCACATCCTCGACCGCACTGGTCAGGGTCTCGGTGGCCTGACGGGCGGTGCCGGCATCGCGGACGCCGTTGCGGGCCGCCGCCTCGGCGTCGCCGGCTTCCGCTGCCGCCACTTCCGAGTTCTGGGCGATGGTGTTGACGGACGCCACCATCTCCTCGATGGCGGCGGCGATGGCCTGGCTTTCCTGCGCCGCCTTGCGCACGTCGCCCATCATCTTGGCCAGCACGACGCCGGCTTCGTTGCTTTGGATGGCCGCCTGGACTACGCCCTCCAATTGCGAACGCATGGATTTGTGCAAAGTGTCCTGGTTGGCCTGCATTTCCTCGACCAGACGCTTTTGCTCGGATTCCATCCAGGCCAGTTTCTTCGCCTCGTCGCGGACGACTTCGACGGCGCGGGCCATGTGGCCGATTTCGTCGGGGCGCTCGGTGCCGGTCAGCACGACGTTGAAATCGTGCTGGCTGATGCGGTCCATGGCCGTGGTCAGATGGCGGATGGGGTTGGTGATGCTGCGGGCCAGCAAGACGCTGACGACGATGGTGACCAGCAAGGTACCGATGACCAGGATGGCGATGGTGCGATGGACCTCGGCCAGTTGGTCGGCATAGGCCTGGCCATCCATGGCGATTTCGATGATTCCGAACGGCTTGCCGGAATAATCCAGCGCTGCTTGGCCAAGGACGGAAATGCGTTGGCCGCCATCAGTGAAGGTGCGCACCACCGGGGTGCCGGCCAGGGCCTGACGGATTTCATCCGTGCTCAGGCGCGAGCTTTCAAAGCTGGCGGCGAACAGCTTGAAGCCGTTTTCGTCAGGCACCAGCAGGCCGGCATCCAGCTTGTGGGCGGCCTTGAACTCGTCGAAGAACGGCTTGCCGAAGGACAGGCCGAATTCCACCGAGCCCACATGGGTTTCGCCGGCAAACAGGGGCACCACGCCGCGCACGCCCAGGCCGGCGCGACCGATTTCCAGGCCACGGGTGGGTTTTTTGGCGGCATTGGTGCGGATGACGGTTTCGCGGATTTTCGACAGGTCGTCGCCGAACTTGGCCGGCTGATGCGCCCGCAAAAACGACGTCGCCGGCGGCAGGTGGAACTGGAACTGCTCGACCGCATAGGGTTTGGTCAATTGCTTGAAGACGGGGGTCATCTGCACCGCCAGCCGGTCGCGCTCGCCGGCTTGCACCAGTTCGGGCACGCCGGGCAGGGCAGCGACCAGCGACGCCATGGCCTCGGCCTGACGGGAACTGGCGTCGATGGTTTCCACCAATTGGTCGAAACGGCTGTGCAACTCGACCTTTTCCGCGCTCGCGATCATACTGGTGAAATAGCCGTTGACGGCAAAGCCGATGACCAGGGCCGAAGCCAATGAGACGCCAACCAAAGCCAAGCCGAAACGAACGGCAATCCCAATGTGCATGTTCGATACACCCTTCCCGCGATAGACAACCGAGTGGTAGCCCCCCCACTGCGGGCGGATCATATGACAAAACCTTATAAGAATATACATATGTTCAAATATCTCGGGCGCGGTGTGGGGGCGGTGCGTCTTCTGTGCTTGGCGGAAGTGCTGACCATGGGGCCTGTATTCGCCTTTCCCGCGCTTTTGCCTGATTTTATTTCCCTATTCGACTTTTCCAGTACCGAGGCCGGTTGGCTGTCGGGGATCACCTTTGCCGGTTACGCGGCGGCGGTGCCGACCTTAAGCGCATTGACCGATCGTCTGGACGCCCGCCGGGTCTATGTGGCCGGGGCGGTGGTGGCCGGGCTGTCGGCGCTGCTGTTCGCGGTGTTGGCGGAAGGATTTTGGACAGCCTTGGTGTTCCGCGCCCTGGCCGGCATCGGTTTGGCCGGTACCTATATGCCGGGGCTGAAGGCTTTGGTCGACCGCACCGACGGGCCCGATCAGCCGAAATGGATGAGTTGGTACACCGCCAGCTTCTCGCTCGGTACCGGCATTTCGTTTTTGACCGCCGGGCTGTTCGCCGAAATCCTGGGCTGGCGTGGCGCCTTTGCCCTGCTGGGGGCGGGGGCCTTGGTGGCGGCTGCCCTGGTGCTGGCCCTGGACAACCGCATCCCCGCCGCCAAGCCTATCGGCAAGCTGTTGGACCTGCGTCCGGTTCTGGCCAATCGCCGGGTGATGGCCTATGTGCTGGGATACTTCGCCCATATGTGGGAATTGTTCGGCCTCAGGTCGTGGATGGTGGCTTTTCTGGCCTTTGCCGCCGCCGGTCCGGCCTTTCTCACCCCCACATTGGTGGCGGCGCTGTCGTCGGTGGTGGCCATGACCGCCAGCATCGGCGGTGCCGCCCTGGCGCTGAAATACGACCGCATTCGCACATGTTCACTGTTCGCCGTGGCCTCTGGCACCTGTGCCGTGCTGGTCGGGCTGTCGTCGGGCTGGGGGATGGCGGCGGTGGTGGTACTGATGCTGGTCTATAACGGCGTGGTGCAGTTGGATTCCGCCGCGCTGACCACCGGGGCGGTGCTGGCCGCCGAACCCGAACGCCGCGGCGCCTCCATCGCCGTGCATTCGCTGATCGGTTTTGCCGGCGCTTTCCTGGGGCCGCTGGCCTTTGGCTGGATTTTGGAAAGTGCCGGCGGCGCCCAATCGGCCCTGGCCTGGGCGCTGGCTTTTGCCAGCCTGGGTGCGGTGGCGGCCTTGGGGCCGCTGGCCCTGATCGGGCTGGGACGGGCGCGGTCGAAGTAATGTTTGCTTTATTAGGTCGTTCTTAATTACTGTATTCCCGACAAATAAGGCCGCAAATGGCCAGGGGACAGGGACACGGACAGGAGAGAACGGCCTTCGCCTTGCGCGCGAAGGGGGCCGTGTCCGTTTGCCTGAGCCTTTGGCGGCAAGCGGTCGACCCCAGGGAGCCAGTTCATGCGAGACCCCGTCACTTCTTGCGATTCCCAGCTTGGCCGGGCCGAGGTCAAGACCACCACCTGCTACATGTGCGCCTGCCGCTGCGGCATTCGCGTGCACTTACGCGATGGTGAAGTGCGCTATATCGAGGGCAACCCCGAACATCCCCTGAACCACGGCGTGATCTGCGCCAAGGGCGCGTCGGGGATCATGAAGCAATATTCCCCCGCCCGCCTGACCAAGCCGTTGAAGCGCAAGCAAGGAGCCGAGCGCGGTTCCAACCAGTTCGAGCCGATCGAGTGGGAAGAGGCGCTGTCCATGCTGGGCGACCGGTTGGACCACATCAGGAAGACCGACCCCAAGCAACTGGCCCTGTTCACCGGGCGCGACCAGATGCAGGCCTTGACCGGCATGTTCGCCAAGCAGTTCGGCACCCCCAATTATGCCGCCCATGGTGGTTTCTGCTCGGTCAACATGGCCGCCGGCATGATCTACACCATCGGCGGCTCGTTCTGGGAATTCGGCGGGCCTGATCTGGAGCGGGCCAAGCTGTTCGTGATGATCGGCACCGCCGAGGATCACCATTCCAATCCCATGAAGATCGAGCTGGCCAAGTTCAAGCGCGGCGGCGGGCGGTTCATCGCCATCAACCCGGTGCGCACCGGCTATGCCGCCATCGCCGATGAATGGATCCCCATCCGTACCGGCACCGATGGTGCCCTGCTGCTGGCGCTGATCCGCGAGATCATCGAAACCGGCCTGTTCGACCGCGAGTTCCTGATGCAATATTCCAATTCCGCTGAATTGGTCATCCAGGACATCAAGCGCGACGATCACGGCCTGTTCGCCCGTGACCCCAATGTCGGCGTGCGCCCCGACACCTTCGATACCCCCGACCGCTTCTGGTGGGACAAAGCCACCGACCAGCCGGTGCTGTCGCGCAGCAAGGGCACCGAGGGCCGGTTGATGGGCGAATACACCCTGCCCGACGGCACCCCGGTCAAGCCGGCCTTCCAGTTGCTGAAGGAGCGGGTCAAGGATTACACGCCGGAATGGGCCGAGGGCATCACCGGTATCCCCGCCGACACCATCCGCCGCCTCGCCCATGAGATGGGCATCACCGCGCGCGACCAGAAGATCGAATTGCCCATCGCCTGGACTGATTCGTGGGGCAACGAACACCAGACGGTGACCGGCAATCCGGTCGCCTTCCATTCCATGCGCGGTCTGGCCGCCCATTCCAACGGCTTCCACACCATCCGCGCCCTGGCCATTCTGATGAGCCTGTTGGGTACCATCGACCGTCCCGGCGGCTTCAGGCACCGCGCCCCGTTCCCGCGTCCGATCCCGCCGTGTCCGAAGCCGCCCAAGGGGCCGCACGCGGTCAAGCCGTCGACGCCCTTGGACGGCATGCCGCTGGGCTGGCCCGCCGATCCCGATGATCTGTCGGTGGACGAGAACGGCGCCCCCATGCGTCTGGACAAGGGCTTTTCCTGGGAATACCCGCTGTCGGTGCACGGTTTGATGCACAATGTCATCACCAATGCCTGGCGCGGCGACCCTTACCCCATCGACACGCTGTTCCTGTTCATGGCCAACATGGCGTGGAATTCGTCCATGAACACGTCGGAAGTCAGGAAGATGCTGACCGACAAGCACGAAAACGGCGAATACAAGATCCCGTTCGTGGTGGTCGGCGACGCCTTCCAGTCGGAAACCGTGGCCTTCGCCGATCTGGTGCTGCCCGATACCACCTATCTGGAACGCCACGACGTCATGTCCATGCTGGATCGGCCCATCTCGGAATTCGACGGGCCGGTCGATTCGGTGCGCGTGCCGATCATGCCGCCCCTGGGCGATTCGCGCCCGTTCCAGGACGTCATCATCGAACTGGCGACGCGGCTTAAGCTGCCCGCCTTCATGACCAAGGAAGGCACGCGCAAGTACCGCGACTATCCCGATTTCATCACCAATTTCGAGACCGAGCCGGGCTCGGGCATTGGCTTCCTGGCCGGCTGGCGCGGCAAATCGGGCGAAAAGTCCATGGTCGGCGAGCCCAATCCCAACCAATGGGACATGTATGCCCGCAACAACAACCACTACCACCACCATCTGCCCAAAAGCTTCCAGTACATGCGCAACTGGAACAAGGGCTACCTGACCTGGGCCCAGGGCAACCGGCTGGTGCGCTATCACGACCCCAT
This is a stretch of genomic DNA from Magnetospirillum gryphiswaldense MSR-1 v2. It encodes these proteins:
- a CDS encoding molybdopterin oxidoreductase family protein, producing MRDPVTSCDSQLGRAEVKTTTCYMCACRCGIRVHLRDGEVRYIEGNPEHPLNHGVICAKGASGIMKQYSPARLTKPLKRKQGAERGSNQFEPIEWEEALSMLGDRLDHIRKTDPKQLALFTGRDQMQALTGMFAKQFGTPNYAAHGGFCSVNMAAGMIYTIGGSFWEFGGPDLERAKLFVMIGTAEDHHSNPMKIELAKFKRGGGRFIAINPVRTGYAAIADEWIPIRTGTDGALLLALIREIIETGLFDREFLMQYSNSAELVIQDIKRDDHGLFARDPNVGVRPDTFDTPDRFWWDKATDQPVLSRSKGTEGRLMGEYTLPDGTPVKPAFQLLKERVKDYTPEWAEGITGIPADTIRRLAHEMGITARDQKIELPIAWTDSWGNEHQTVTGNPVAFHSMRGLAAHSNGFHTIRALAILMSLLGTIDRPGGFRHRAPFPRPIPPCPKPPKGPHAVKPSTPLDGMPLGWPADPDDLSVDENGAPMRLDKGFSWEYPLSVHGLMHNVITNAWRGDPYPIDTLFLFMANMAWNSSMNTSEVRKMLTDKHENGEYKIPFVVVGDAFQSETVAFADLVLPDTTYLERHDVMSMLDRPISEFDGPVDSVRVPIMPPLGDSRPFQDVIIELATRLKLPAFMTKEGTRKYRDYPDFITNFETEPGSGIGFLAGWRGKSGEKSMVGEPNPNQWDMYARNNNHYHHHLPKSFQYMRNWNKGYLTWAQGNRLVRYHDPINIHIYSEVLQKFRLAAQGKWKGKQPPDELRPRVEQFFDPLPFHYAPLEWAKTDTARYPLSALTQRPMAMYHSWDSQNAWLRQIHTQNYIMVHPSVGAGNGFDDGGWVWVESPWGKVRCMARFTEAVEPGTVWTWNAIGKASGAWGLDGDANEAKNGFLLNHLISEELPNMVGGRHVSNSDPVTGQAAWYDVRVRITPAAADEPQESWPQFPTLGQLPGQTGFGAKMRAFFAGKKR
- a CDS encoding methyl-accepting chemotaxis protein, giving the protein MHIGIAVRFGLALVGVSLASALVIGFAVNGYFTSMIASAEKVELHSRFDQLVETIDASSRQAEAMASLVAALPGVPELVQAGERDRLAVQMTPVFKQLTKPYAVEQFQFHLPPATSFLRAHQPAKFGDDLSKIRETVIRTNAAKKPTRGLEIGRAGLGVRGVVPLFAGETHVGSVEFGLSFGKPFFDEFKAAHKLDAGLLVPDENGFKLFAASFESSRLSTDEIRQALAGTPVVRTFTDGGQRISVLGQAALDYSGKPFGIIEIAMDGQAYADQLAEVHRTIAILVIGTLLVTIVVSVLLARSITNPIRHLTTAMDRISQHDFNVVLTGTERPDEIGHMARAVEVVRDEAKKLAWMESEQKRLVEEMQANQDTLHKSMRSQLEGVVQAAIQSNEAGVVLAKMMGDVRKAAQESQAIAAAIEEMVASVNTIAQNSEVAAAEAGDAEAAARNGVRDAGTARQATETLTSAVEDVGGKIRNLANASQQIGAMVDQIEAIASQTNLLALNATIEAARAGEAGKGFAVVAAEVKGLANQTGRATEDIRNRIAALTQEMAAALKSMHDSTAAAAEGQQAVDQVTNGLGAIAERVDGVTGHMRDIAGILTQQSAAAAEISGGSLRIAELSNRNLDEISEVLEAMQKAATVLDQRVEEFSSLSNAESIIQIAKNDHVRFKRSIIDRLLERNDLTADRVSTHHSCRLGKWYDAVDNPIIKAHPAFVRLADPHQRVHAHGKRALELHAQGDMDNANLEVDLMNTASHEVLDLLDELGRALTQD
- a CDS encoding MFS transporter, with protein sequence MFKYLGRGVGAVRLLCLAEVLTMGPVFAFPALLPDFISLFDFSSTEAGWLSGITFAGYAAAVPTLSALTDRLDARRVYVAGAVVAGLSALLFAVLAEGFWTALVFRALAGIGLAGTYMPGLKALVDRTDGPDQPKWMSWYTASFSLGTGISFLTAGLFAEILGWRGAFALLGAGALVAAALVLALDNRIPAAKPIGKLLDLRPVLANRRVMAYVLGYFAHMWELFGLRSWMVAFLAFAAAGPAFLTPTLVAALSSVVAMTASIGGAALALKYDRIRTCSLFAVASGTCAVLVGLSSGWGMAAVVVLMLVYNGVVQLDSAALTTGAVLAAEPERRGASIAVHSLIGFAGAFLGPLAFGWILESAGGAQSALAWALAFASLGAVAALGPLALIGLGRARSK